One region of Sulfitobacter sp. THAF37 genomic DNA includes:
- a CDS encoding helix-turn-helix domain-containing protein, with protein sequence MKTACTQVSLKDRRKIEEWWHAKVPVREMARVLKRHKSTIHSDIKPNFWADAFLSVD encoded by the coding sequence ATGAAGACCGCTTGCACGCAAGTGAGCTTGAAGGACCGCCGGAAAATCGAGGAGTGGTGGCACGCAAAGGTCCCTGTCCGAGAGATGGCGCGCGTTCTGAAGCGCCATAAATCGACCATTCATAGCGATATCAAACCCAACTTCTGGGCGGATGCTTTTCTTTCCGTCGATTGA
- a CDS encoding ABC transporter substrate-binding protein, translating to MKFTKITAAALAATLAMPAMAQDTKVIGVSIPAATHGWAGGMNFHAQQAVDRLEEVYPQLDFVLATASDPAKQVNDIEDMLATRNISALVVLPFESEPLTSPVKAVADSGAWVTVVDRGLAQPGIEDLYVAGDNPGFGKVSGEYMVSAMPDGGDIVVFRGIPTTIDNERVEGFQEAIEGSGINVLAMEHGNWNRDDSFTVMQDFLSKYDQIDAVWASDDDMAIGVLAAIEQSGRDDIQFVLGGAGMKEMVAKVRDGDPMIPADVTYPPSMIATAIEMTAVGLTSTAPVSGTFTIGSVLITPENAADFYYEDSPF from the coding sequence ATGAAATTCACCAAGATTACGGCGGCCGCCCTGGCCGCGACCCTGGCAATGCCCGCGATGGCCCAGGATACCAAGGTCATCGGCGTGTCGATCCCGGCTGCAACCCACGGCTGGGCGGGCGGCATGAATTTCCACGCGCAACAGGCAGTGGACCGGCTGGAGGAAGTCTATCCGCAGCTCGACTTCGTGCTGGCGACGGCATCGGACCCGGCCAAACAGGTCAACGACATCGAGGACATGCTGGCCACGCGCAACATCAGCGCGCTGGTGGTGCTGCCGTTCGAATCCGAACCGCTGACCAGCCCGGTCAAGGCGGTCGCGGACAGCGGCGCCTGGGTGACGGTCGTGGACCGGGGCCTCGCGCAGCCGGGGATCGAGGATCTCTATGTCGCGGGCGACAACCCCGGCTTTGGCAAGGTGTCGGGGGAATACATGGTCTCGGCCATGCCGGACGGCGGTGACATCGTCGTGTTCCGGGGCATCCCCACCACCATCGACAACGAGCGTGTCGAAGGGTTCCAGGAAGCCATCGAAGGGTCCGGCATCAACGTGCTGGCGATGGAGCATGGCAACTGGAACCGCGACGACAGCTTTACCGTGATGCAGGATTTCCTGTCGAAGTATGACCAGATCGACGCGGTCTGGGCCTCGGACGATGACATGGCCATCGGTGTTCTGGCAGCCATCGAACAATCCGGCCGCGACGACATCCAGTTCGTGCTTGGCGGTGCCGGCATGAAGGAAATGGTGGCCAAGGTGCGCGATGGCGATCCGATGATCCCGGCGGATGTGACCTATCCTCCGTCGATGATCGCGACTGCCATCGAGATGACGGCGGTTGGCTTGACCTCCACGGCGCCGGTCTCGGGCACCTTTACCATCGGGTCGGTGTTGATCACGCCTGAAAACGCCGCGGACTTCTACTACGAAGACAGCCCGTTCTGA
- a CDS encoding sugar ABC transporter ATP-binding protein, with amino-acid sequence MSDTRALTLADVCRSFGPVQVLHDINLTLHPGEVHALIGENGAGKSTAMKIMSGYLEPTKGQVKLNDAPARFANSQEAEAQGVVLIHQEFNLADQLSVEQNIFLGHEKRRGLFLDKKWMQAETRRLLDRLNCTVSPTARVRDISNADKQMVEIAKALSRRAQVLIMDEPTAVLTEREAEVLFEQVARLKDEGVAILFTSHKLDEVKRISDRITVLRDGHVVAQGMTTEFNEDQMAEAMVGRDVSSLYPVRAAAVGDAPALEVKGLNVPGYARDIGFTLRRGEILGISGLIGSGRTETMEGLVGLRSASGEVRINGKPVTLRTPAQAQAAGLCYLTEDRKGRGLLLHKGMRENLTLQSLSEFSNWLIDQKAEEAALTKAIADFDIRAPTRDVLVGNLSGGNQQKLLIAKIMLTDPQIVIIDEPTRGIDIGTKQQIYEFIHALSAAGKSIIVVSSEMQEVIGLADRVLVMRLGAIAGEVSGDDMTEDKIVRLAMGLGATRQEAI; translated from the coding sequence ATGAGCGACACCCGCGCCCTCACGCTGGCTGACGTCTGCCGAAGTTTCGGGCCCGTGCAGGTGCTGCACGACATCAACCTGACCCTGCACCCCGGAGAGGTGCACGCCCTGATCGGAGAGAACGGCGCCGGCAAATCGACGGCGATGAAGATCATGTCGGGGTATCTGGAGCCGACGAAGGGGCAGGTGAAGCTGAACGATGCGCCCGCGCGTTTCGCCAATTCGCAGGAGGCGGAAGCGCAGGGCGTGGTCTTGATCCATCAGGAATTCAACCTGGCCGACCAGCTGAGCGTGGAACAGAACATCTTTCTGGGGCACGAAAAGCGGCGCGGGCTGTTTCTGGACAAGAAATGGATGCAGGCCGAGACGCGCAGGCTGCTCGACCGGCTGAACTGCACCGTCTCGCCCACCGCGCGGGTGCGCGACATTTCCAACGCGGACAAGCAGATGGTCGAGATCGCCAAGGCGCTGTCGCGCCGGGCGCAGGTGCTGATCATGGACGAACCGACCGCCGTGCTGACCGAACGCGAGGCCGAGGTCCTGTTCGAACAGGTCGCCCGGCTGAAGGACGAGGGGGTGGCGATCCTGTTCACCTCCCACAAGCTGGACGAGGTCAAGCGGATTTCGGACCGGATCACGGTGCTGCGGGACGGGCACGTCGTGGCGCAGGGCATGACAACCGAATTCAACGAGGACCAGATGGCCGAGGCGATGGTGGGGCGCGATGTCTCCTCGCTTTATCCGGTGCGCGCGGCCGCCGTGGGCGATGCGCCGGCGCTGGAAGTCAAGGGGCTGAACGTGCCGGGCTATGCCCGTGACATCGGCTTTACCCTGCGGCGGGGCGAGATCCTGGGCATCTCCGGTCTGATCGGGTCGGGCCGGACCGAAACCATGGAGGGCCTCGTCGGGCTGCGCAGCGCCAGCGGCGAGGTGCGGATCAACGGCAAACCCGTCACCCTGCGCACGCCCGCGCAGGCGCAGGCGGCGGGCCTGTGTTACCTGACCGAAGACCGCAAGGGCCGGGGGCTGTTGTTGCACAAGGGGATGCGCGAGAACCTGACACTGCAATCCTTGTCCGAATTTTCCAACTGGCTGATCGACCAAAAGGCGGAAGAGGCGGCGCTGACCAAGGCGATTGCGGATTTCGACATCCGCGCGCCCACGCGGGATGTGCTGGTGGGCAACCTGTCGGGCGGCAACCAGCAGAAGCTGCTGATCGCCAAGATCATGCTGACCGACCCGCAGATCGTCATCATCGACGAACCGACGCGCGGCATCGACATCGGCACCAAACAACAGATCTACGAATTCATCCATGCGCTGTCGGCGGCGGGAAAATCCATCATCGTGGTGAGTTCGGAAATGCAGGAGGTCATCGGCCTTGCCGACCGTGTGCTGGTGATGCGCCTGGGCGCCATCGCGGGCGAGGTCAGCGGCGATGACATGACAGAAGACAAGATCGTGCGGCTGGCGATGGGCCTCGGCGCGACGCGGCAAGAGGCAATCTGA
- a CDS encoding sulfatase-like hydrolase/transferase, giving the protein MAKPKNILFIMFDQLRWDYLSCYGHPHLETPHINKLAARGVRFDNARIQSPLCGPSRMSTYTGRYVHSHGASWNNVPLKVGERTMGDHLRDLGMGCWLVGKTHMAADTDGMRRLGLEPDSVIGARVAECGFDIWERDDGMRPEGPDGFYDPGGALKYNDYLRDKGYDSDNPWHDYANSGVDDDGNVLSGWFLENSDRAANIREEDSETPYLTRRGIDFIEAQGDQPWCCHLSYIKPHWPYIVPDPYAGMYGPEHFLPPVRSDAERETDHPVFKGFQNAPVGKAFSRDDIRDKVLKAYMGLIKQCDDQMGVLFDWLEETGRMEDTMIVVTSDHGDFLGDHWLGEKTFFHDASVKVPMIVYDPSEEADKTRGTTSDALVECIDLAPTFVDVAGGDSSALDHILEGHSLLPLLRGGAAPARDYVVCEYDYSATPLAARLNLHPDQSRMFMVADHDWKMIHFESGHRPMLFDLNADPDELNDLGNSADHAQVIAAMYDKLNTWARRPAARTTLSNDTFIKRRTDAPLTGVLIGVADATEVTGDVAVKYVGRRVPGKYGG; this is encoded by the coding sequence TTGGCCAAGCCGAAAAACATTCTGTTCATCATGTTCGACCAGCTGCGGTGGGACTACCTGAGCTGTTATGGCCACCCGCACCTGGAAACCCCGCATATCAACAAACTTGCCGCGCGGGGTGTGCGCTTCGACAATGCCCGGATTCAGTCGCCGCTGTGCGGCCCTTCGCGGATGTCGACCTATACGGGTCGGTATGTTCACAGCCATGGCGCGTCATGGAACAACGTCCCGCTGAAGGTGGGCGAACGCACCATGGGCGATCATCTGCGTGACCTTGGCATGGGCTGCTGGCTGGTGGGCAAGACACATATGGCGGCTGACACCGACGGCATGCGGCGGCTGGGGTTGGAACCAGACAGTGTGATCGGTGCCCGGGTTGCCGAGTGTGGCTTTGACATCTGGGAGCGCGACGACGGCATGCGCCCCGAAGGACCGGACGGGTTTTACGATCCGGGCGGGGCGCTGAAATACAACGACTACCTGCGCGACAAGGGCTATGACAGCGACAACCCGTGGCACGACTATGCCAACTCGGGCGTGGATGACGATGGCAACGTGCTGTCGGGCTGGTTTCTGGAAAACTCCGACCGCGCCGCCAACATCCGCGAGGAAGACAGCGAAACACCCTATCTGACGCGCCGTGGCATCGACTTTATCGAGGCCCAGGGCGACCAGCCGTGGTGCTGCCACCTGAGCTATATCAAGCCCCACTGGCCCTATATCGTGCCTGATCCCTACGCCGGCATGTACGGCCCGGAGCATTTCCTGCCGCCGGTGCGCAGCGACGCGGAGCGCGAGACGGATCATCCCGTGTTCAAGGGGTTCCAGAATGCCCCCGTGGGCAAGGCTTTCTCCCGCGATGACATCCGCGACAAGGTGCTCAAAGCCTATATGGGTTTGATAAAGCAGTGCGACGACCAGATGGGCGTGCTCTTCGACTGGCTGGAAGAGACCGGCCGCATGGAGGACACGATGATCGTCGTCACCTCGGATCACGGGGATTTTCTGGGCGATCACTGGCTGGGGGAAAAGACGTTCTTTCACGATGCCTCGGTCAAGGTGCCGATGATTGTCTACGACCCCTCGGAAGAGGCCGACAAAACACGTGGCACCACCTCGGATGCGCTGGTGGAATGTATCGACCTTGCGCCCACTTTCGTCGACGTGGCGGGGGGCGATTCATCGGCTTTGGATCATATTCTCGAAGGCCATTCGCTCTTGCCCCTCCTGCGGGGCGGCGCGGCCCCGGCCCGCGACTATGTGGTCTGTGAATACGACTACTCCGCGACACCGCTGGCAGCGCGGCTGAACTTGCACCCGGATCAGTCACGCATGTTCATGGTCGCGGATCATGACTGGAAAATGATCCACTTCGAAAGCGGGCACCGCCCGATGCTGTTCGACCTGAATGCCGACCCGGACGAGCTCAACGATCTGGGCAACAGCGCAGACCACGCACAGGTTATCGCAGCCATGTACGACAAGCTGAACACATGGGCCCGCCGACCGGCGGCGCGCACGACATTGTCGAATGACACGTTCATCAAGAGGCGCACCGATGCGCCTCTGACGGGCGTGCTGATCGGCGTCGCTGATGCGACTGAAGTGACGGGCGACGTTGCTGTCAAATATGTCGGGCGCCGAGTTCCCGGAAAATACGGGGGCTAG
- a CDS encoding ABC transporter permease: MTATETQPQRSGQGMNLKVLGPILALVVLVIVGAALNGNFLSAANITNVLSRSAFIGIIAVGMTFVITGGGLDLSVGSMAAFIAGLMILVMNAMLPMMGPGWPLVFVGMLTAMVAGTLAGFVNGFLITTMRIEAFIVTLGTMGIYRSLVTWLADGGTLSLDFGMRSVIRPIYFDGILGISWPIIVFALVAITGELVMRRAAFGRHAAAVGSNDQVARYSSVNVNRVRMLTYVFLGILVGVATIMYVPRLGSASPSTGVLWELEAIAAVIIGGTMLKGGFGRVWGTVIGVLILSLIDNILNLTDGVSPYLNGAIQGVIIILAVILQRDKKAES, from the coding sequence ATGACGGCAACCGAAACACAGCCCCAGAGGTCGGGGCAGGGCATGAACCTCAAGGTGCTGGGGCCAATCCTGGCGCTGGTGGTGCTGGTGATCGTGGGGGCCGCGCTGAACGGCAACTTCCTGAGTGCCGCGAACATCACCAATGTGCTGTCGCGGTCCGCCTTCATCGGCATCATCGCGGTCGGCATGACATTCGTCATCACCGGCGGGGGCCTTGACCTGTCGGTCGGCTCCATGGCCGCCTTCATCGCCGGGCTGATGATCCTGGTGATGAATGCGATGCTGCCGATGATGGGGCCGGGCTGGCCGCTGGTCTTTGTCGGTATGCTGACCGCGATGGTGGCGGGCACGCTGGCGGGATTCGTCAACGGCTTCCTGATCACGACAATGCGGATCGAGGCCTTCATCGTGACCCTGGGTACGATGGGGATTTACCGCAGCCTCGTCACCTGGCTGGCGGATGGCGGCACGCTCTCGCTGGATTTCGGGATGCGGTCGGTGATCCGGCCCATCTATTTCGACGGGATACTGGGGATCAGCTGGCCCATCATCGTCTTTGCGCTGGTGGCGATCACGGGCGAACTGGTGATGCGGCGCGCGGCCTTTGGCAGGCACGCAGCGGCTGTCGGGTCAAACGACCAGGTGGCGCGCTATTCTTCGGTCAACGTGAACCGGGTGCGGATGCTGACCTATGTGTTTCTGGGCATCCTCGTCGGGGTGGCCACGATCATGTACGTGCCGCGCCTCGGCTCGGCCTCGCCCAGTACCGGTGTGCTCTGGGAACTGGAAGCGATTGCGGCGGTCATCATCGGCGGCACGATGCTCAAGGGCGGCTTTGGCCGGGTCTGGGGCACGGTGATCGGCGTGCTGATCCTATCGCTGATCGACAATATCCTGAATCTGACGGATGGCGTCTCGCCCTATCTGAACGGGGCAATCCAGGGGGTGATCATCATCCTGGCCGTCATCCTGCAGCGCGACAAGAAAGCGGAGAGCTGA
- a CDS encoding caspase family protein — MSFLFAGKSNLPRIMTGILTPRGALLFFGVVLLTLCSSPTANAQTGERIGFEYRAPDPTEAKGYFRRQMFTMAAAVDPETFTAGPQVKSFRFRLIASSAPEAGKLTYRVAHSTQQSRSGSNGTWDDETYTWIPPKGVYRADAQGRFVSLSDAGTEEQLGADEEARLRLFFEGSSLAERMARYLDGRDFVVGDAGNRDPALGVVVGDEGASGRIRLSDVGPRWGRQVARFELLFDVKDGAVQQTRWTIDVDVETAWTIRASQLVRSEIPVISTNSAGTRIWRHFDVLDERQYSYESLPLDRSDFELVNPSFLRPGKGKVRDIALLPGSAALVVLEDGAMTGREDAQQRLGLWDINSQAITKVEPVAGAAQVFASENAAHILLADRDLSLSSFLVQQRGFTPFSSFLRYPGSEIFTAWDTLGVNTVAGTNTGRIAFINTGWDEEMGVSEVSDVEITGISLLTEASHIAMLDANGDIHIQEMLFENQCSGDDPLAAFCKGMGVRLRPKATYPDVVAPSCATEVGPSLRLLPGAEAVALAYGSNMLRCGAPSRVEIVTLASGATVTLPGDSFALNRTGDRIVTNVGVFDLSAPETPKRIFFPEITQTNKIVLADAQSLAFALTDSGSILMIDLESGAVVDDLTRLTGFTNPVDAVARTIWKARLVALMADGTVVEERPETGRHRVIDIAAAANLDGGMVISEAEFVAQDDTLLAALVAAAGGQRELIVAALDASTTARIVLRRPVSDRPLADLIAVSDNQLAVLQRDPVTDEPVAYQNIEGAQTRPSVLRGLGAGVLGHAVGQGRLHGRAVLLTHRYDFVLQSLRPTLMLGPDAANSPPPQVRYIDIPGQTGILEGNDHPMVMDAGGGLVAISNLTPKTGGNWNENGRIISVINLVTGEGHAELFQEWARVTALAFGPGGKYLAIGYDTGRLVVHDLGRGLQALEVDAHDDRVVSIRWQGARIWTRGQDGIARLWDISQPDLDSYLNELPDKVFGASIGQPANETLVATVFDPIWDTDTKALEGSVTLTSDGYYAGDKNRLRHTRFIDGFGKPSDLSEADIHRNRPDIVYGRMGLISAERRFLLARLHEKRLAESRLGPITTADLISRPDTGVNVIRATDAVTSQSSTRFEINFGSQTPFRTVQISNNGVDVARLVPASGTTSAVVRLQPGLNSIRLRGFDDQGQEQVLHRATVRYRASPERIPPRTYVFAVGVSKYADESLNLQYAAKDARDLAAYFSNAPHTVVETALDRGATRDVIGQARAFFAQARPEDRTVFFFAGHGLLDAEYRYFLGSHETRSNDLERTAISFAELESVFYGIASLHRVILLDACHSGAVDPDLQVAELTTSVDTDVVIRDVRGSFDLSVSDKPKVDLDDSYEALRANFLDTRSRSGASILAASGGLQFAYERGAIANGLFTHALLSGLRSRAPDRNADSKIDIEELFHYVETEVTRLSAGRQVPSLRSEPIFGQFVIN, encoded by the coding sequence ATGTCCTTCCTGTTTGCTGGTAAGTCCAACCTCCCACGGATCATGACTGGAATTCTGACCCCTCGGGGCGCGCTGCTGTTTTTTGGCGTGGTCCTGCTGACCTTGTGTTCGTCCCCCACAGCCAACGCACAAACCGGTGAGCGTATCGGCTTTGAATACCGCGCGCCCGACCCCACAGAAGCGAAGGGATACTTTCGCCGGCAAATGTTTACCATGGCGGCCGCCGTCGATCCCGAGACATTCACGGCGGGTCCTCAGGTCAAATCGTTTCGCTTTCGTCTGATTGCCAGCAGTGCGCCAGAGGCTGGCAAGCTCACGTACCGGGTTGCCCACAGCACCCAGCAATCCCGCAGCGGCAGCAATGGTACTTGGGACGACGAAACCTATACCTGGATACCGCCGAAAGGGGTGTACCGCGCAGACGCGCAGGGGCGTTTTGTCAGCCTGTCCGATGCTGGCACAGAAGAACAGCTCGGCGCCGATGAAGAGGCGCGACTACGCTTGTTTTTTGAGGGCAGTTCGTTGGCCGAAAGGATGGCGCGCTACCTTGACGGGCGCGATTTCGTTGTAGGCGATGCCGGTAACCGCGATCCCGCGCTTGGTGTCGTGGTGGGCGATGAGGGGGCGTCGGGGCGTATCCGGCTGTCCGATGTCGGGCCGCGATGGGGCAGGCAAGTGGCCCGCTTTGAACTGTTGTTTGACGTAAAAGACGGCGCAGTGCAGCAGACCAGATGGACGATTGATGTTGATGTGGAAACGGCATGGACAATCCGGGCGAGCCAACTGGTCCGCTCCGAAATCCCCGTGATTTCCACAAATTCCGCCGGAACGAGAATCTGGCGGCATTTCGACGTGTTGGATGAACGTCAATACAGCTACGAGTCGCTGCCGTTGGACCGGTCCGATTTTGAGCTGGTCAATCCATCATTCCTGAGGCCGGGCAAGGGCAAGGTTCGCGACATTGCCCTTCTGCCCGGCAGCGCGGCGCTGGTCGTGCTCGAAGATGGCGCGATGACCGGGCGGGAAGATGCACAGCAACGCCTCGGTCTTTGGGATATCAATTCACAGGCGATTACGAAGGTTGAACCGGTTGCCGGTGCTGCACAGGTTTTTGCATCGGAAAATGCTGCACATATTCTCTTGGCTGACCGCGACCTTTCGCTCAGCAGCTTTCTGGTTCAGCAGCGCGGCTTCACACCATTTTCCAGTTTCCTGCGTTACCCGGGTTCGGAAATTTTCACGGCTTGGGACACGTTGGGGGTGAACACAGTTGCCGGGACGAACACGGGGCGCATCGCCTTTATCAACACCGGCTGGGATGAGGAAATGGGCGTGTCCGAGGTTTCTGACGTCGAGATTACCGGGATTTCCTTGCTGACAGAAGCGAGCCATATCGCCATGCTTGACGCAAATGGCGATATCCACATTCAGGAGATGCTATTTGAAAACCAATGTAGCGGGGACGACCCGCTTGCCGCTTTCTGCAAAGGCATGGGTGTTCGTCTGCGGCCAAAGGCTACCTATCCAGATGTGGTAGCCCCGTCCTGTGCAACCGAGGTCGGACCGTCGTTGCGGCTGCTTCCGGGGGCAGAGGCGGTGGCACTAGCCTATGGGTCGAACATGTTGCGGTGCGGCGCGCCGTCGAGAGTGGAGATTGTCACCCTTGCATCGGGCGCAACCGTAACCTTGCCCGGAGACAGTTTTGCCCTGAACCGCACAGGCGACAGGATTGTCACCAATGTCGGGGTTTTCGATCTGTCCGCCCCCGAAACGCCCAAGCGCATTTTCTTTCCAGAGATCACGCAGACCAATAAGATCGTCCTTGCAGACGCGCAGTCTCTTGCATTTGCATTGACCGACTCCGGCAGCATTCTGATGATTGATCTGGAAAGCGGTGCGGTTGTTGATGATCTGACACGACTGACCGGCTTCACGAACCCGGTAGATGCTGTCGCGCGGACGATCTGGAAGGCGCGGCTTGTGGCATTGATGGCAGATGGCACAGTCGTCGAAGAGCGCCCTGAAACCGGCCGCCATCGTGTAATCGACATTGCCGCTGCTGCCAATCTGGATGGGGGTATGGTAATCAGCGAGGCCGAGTTCGTGGCTCAGGATGACACGCTGCTGGCTGCTCTTGTCGCTGCTGCAGGGGGCCAGCGGGAATTGATTGTGGCCGCGCTTGATGCCTCGACGACAGCAAGGATCGTTTTGCGCAGACCGGTATCCGATCGCCCGCTTGCCGATCTTATCGCGGTATCAGACAATCAGCTGGCGGTTCTGCAACGGGACCCTGTGACCGATGAGCCTGTCGCCTACCAGAACATTGAGGGCGCTCAAACTCGACCGTCAGTTTTGCGCGGCCTCGGTGCCGGGGTCTTGGGCCATGCGGTGGGACAGGGCCGGTTGCACGGTCGCGCTGTTCTCCTGACGCATCGCTATGACTTTGTGCTGCAATCCCTGCGGCCCACTTTGATGCTGGGTCCTGACGCGGCCAATTCGCCGCCGCCGCAGGTCAGATATATTGATATACCCGGACAGACCGGCATCCTTGAAGGCAATGACCACCCAATGGTGATGGATGCGGGCGGCGGGCTGGTCGCGATTTCAAACCTCACACCAAAGACCGGTGGCAACTGGAACGAGAACGGTCGCATCATATCCGTGATAAACCTCGTGACCGGTGAAGGGCACGCTGAATTGTTTCAGGAATGGGCTCGGGTAACTGCGTTGGCTTTTGGACCTGGGGGAAAATACCTCGCTATTGGATATGACACGGGCCGATTGGTCGTCCACGACCTTGGGCGAGGTCTGCAGGCTTTGGAAGTGGACGCACATGATGACCGCGTGGTCAGTATTCGCTGGCAAGGTGCGCGTATCTGGACCCGCGGCCAGGACGGGATTGCGCGCCTCTGGGATATTTCGCAACCGGACCTTGATAGCTATCTGAACGAACTTCCGGACAAAGTCTTCGGTGCGAGCATTGGCCAGCCAGCCAATGAAACGCTGGTGGCGACCGTGTTCGATCCGATCTGGGATACTGACACGAAAGCGCTCGAAGGGTCCGTTACACTGACCTCTGATGGCTATTATGCCGGTGACAAGAACCGTTTGCGACACACCCGGTTCATCGACGGTTTCGGCAAACCCTCTGATCTGTCGGAGGCAGACATACATCGAAATCGTCCCGACATCGTTTATGGTCGCATGGGATTGATCTCTGCCGAAAGACGATTCCTGCTGGCGCGGTTGCACGAGAAACGTCTTGCGGAAAGTCGGTTGGGTCCCATCACCACCGCAGATCTGATTTCTCGTCCCGATACGGGGGTGAACGTCATCCGAGCGACGGATGCAGTGACATCCCAAAGCTCCACGCGATTTGAGATCAATTTCGGCTCACAGACGCCATTTAGAACCGTGCAGATCAGCAATAATGGGGTTGATGTGGCGCGTCTGGTGCCTGCATCCGGAACGACATCGGCAGTGGTCAGATTGCAGCCGGGATTGAACAGCATTCGCCTGCGCGGCTTCGATGATCAGGGTCAGGAACAGGTTCTGCACCGGGCGACCGTGCGTTATCGGGCAAGTCCCGAGCGGATTCCGCCGCGTACCTATGTGTTCGCTGTCGGGGTGTCCAAGTATGCTGATGAATCGCTTAACCTGCAATATGCCGCCAAAGACGCGCGAGACCTTGCGGCGTATTTTTCCAACGCGCCCCACACGGTCGTCGAGACCGCTCTTGATCGTGGGGCTACGCGCGATGTGATCGGGCAGGCGCGGGCCTTTTTCGCACAGGCCCGGCCAGAGGATCGGACGGTCTTCTTTTTTGCCGGCCACGGATTGCTGGACGCCGAATACCGCTATTTTCTTGGCAGCCACGAAACCAGGTCCAATGATCTGGAGCGTACCGCCATATCCTTTGCAGAACTGGAATCGGTGTTCTACGGGATTGCATCGCTGCACCGGGTGATCCTGCTGGATGCCTGCCATTCCGGCGCTGTCGACCCCGATCTGCAGGTCGCCGAGCTGACCACATCGGTCGATACAGACGTCGTCATCCGCGATGTCAGGGGATCATTCGACCTGAGTGTTTCGGATAAGCCAAAGGTGGATCTGGATGACAGTTACGAGGCGTTGCGGGCAAACTTCCTCGATACGCGATCGCGATCCGGAGCCAGCATCCTCGCGGCGTCGGGTGGGTTGCAGTTCGCCTATGAAAGGGGTGCCATCGCCAATGGTCTTTTCACTCATGCCCTCTTGTCAGGGCTCAGGTCGAGAGCGCCGGACCGGAATGCGGACAGCAAAATAGATATCGAGGAGCTGTTCCACTACGTCGAAACCGAAGTGACCCGTCTGTCTGCAGGCAGACAGGTGCCATCGCTGCGGAGCGAGCCGATATTCGGGCAATTCGTCATCAACTGA